One genomic segment of Amycolatopsis sp. WQ 127309 includes these proteins:
- a CDS encoding ESX secretion-associated protein EspG: MADRFEFVLEVVEALVVGQATGGDVRRYPLRAGYLPADPVRFVHVARQVYDALEERRLSVSGELHPGVRTAFELLASPRVSVAVSGIDGLGADVAVLVVTDGAQALGITQAPDTDELLFSLFADEDLVEVVTGVLPPAPAATTGRHVVHRAAGREVSAMTAKRRADAEFDEEETDAFGMIEVKAVVRPGRRPPARPTSDVAVLERVLAEPRLGGGHIAVTAQSRRGERLAGDPLSWLDTADGRYLVRTKSGDAGELTAEYVPAGRAELARAIRDAIAAVY; encoded by the coding sequence ATGGCGGACAGATTCGAGTTCGTCCTCGAGGTCGTCGAAGCCCTGGTTGTCGGGCAGGCGACCGGTGGCGATGTCCGGCGGTACCCACTGCGGGCCGGGTACCTCCCGGCCGATCCGGTGCGGTTCGTCCACGTCGCCCGGCAGGTCTACGACGCGCTCGAGGAGCGGCGTCTTTCGGTGTCGGGTGAGCTGCACCCGGGTGTGCGCACGGCTTTCGAGCTGCTGGCCAGCCCGCGCGTGTCGGTCGCGGTGAGCGGGATCGACGGCCTCGGCGCCGACGTCGCCGTCCTCGTGGTCACCGACGGCGCGCAGGCGCTCGGCATCACCCAGGCCCCGGACACCGACGAGCTGCTGTTCTCGCTCTTCGCGGACGAGGACCTGGTCGAGGTCGTCACCGGCGTGCTGCCCCCGGCGCCCGCCGCGACGACCGGCAGGCACGTCGTGCACCGCGCCGCCGGCCGCGAGGTCTCGGCGATGACGGCCAAGCGGCGCGCCGACGCGGAGTTCGACGAAGAAGAGACCGACGCCTTCGGCATGATCGAGGTCAAGGCCGTGGTGCGGCCGGGCCGCCGCCCACCGGCCCGGCCGACGTCCGACGTCGCCGTGCTGGAGCGCGTGCTCGCCGAACCGCGCCTCGGTGGCGGTCACATCGCCGTCACCGCGCAGAGCCGCCGCGGCGAGCGGCTCGCGGGCGACCCGCTGAGCTGGCTCGACACCGCCGACGGCCGCTACCTCGTGCGCACCAAGAGCGGCGACGCCGGCGAGCTGACGGCCGAGTACGTGCCCGCGGGCCGCGCCGAGCTGGCCCGCGCCATCCGCGACGCGATCGCTGCGGTCTACTGA
- a CDS encoding ketopantoate reductase family protein has translation MDDVRILVVGAGATGGYFGGRLLQAGRDVTFLVRPGRAKLLRQRGLRIVGLGEETVLDPPLVETGALDETYDLVLLAVKATALTSAIDDFAPAVGPGTLILPFLNGMAHIDALAARFGDAAVLGGVAKVVTTVDDDGDIRRLGPLQNLTYGARVEPVPPRLSDVDAALTGAGFPAARDDAITGAMWAKWVFIASIGGVNSLMRGTTGDVVAVPGGAAFAEAVVAEAAAVAEAAGYPVPAADLEATRRTVTDPGTGGSSLYRDLLGGHSVEGDQIFGDLTTRARELGVSVPLLDLITLQLRVHNHRIG, from the coding sequence GTGGACGACGTGCGGATCCTGGTGGTGGGTGCCGGTGCGACCGGCGGGTACTTCGGCGGCCGGCTGCTGCAGGCGGGGCGGGACGTGACGTTCCTCGTCCGGCCCGGGCGGGCGAAGCTGCTGCGGCAGCGCGGGCTGCGGATCGTCGGGCTCGGCGAAGAGACCGTGCTCGACCCGCCGCTGGTGGAAACCGGGGCCCTGGACGAAACCTACGACCTCGTGCTGCTCGCGGTGAAGGCCACCGCGCTGACGAGCGCCATCGACGATTTCGCGCCCGCGGTCGGCCCGGGAACGCTGATTCTGCCGTTCCTCAACGGGATGGCGCACATCGACGCCCTCGCCGCGCGCTTCGGTGACGCGGCGGTTCTGGGCGGTGTCGCGAAAGTCGTCACCACGGTGGACGACGACGGCGACATCCGGCGGCTCGGGCCGCTGCAGAACCTGACCTACGGCGCGCGCGTCGAACCCGTCCCGCCGCGATTGTCCGACGTGGACGCGGCGCTGACCGGCGCGGGCTTCCCGGCGGCCCGCGACGACGCGATCACCGGGGCCATGTGGGCGAAGTGGGTGTTCATCGCGTCGATCGGCGGGGTGAACAGCCTGATGCGCGGCACGACCGGCGACGTCGTCGCGGTGCCCGGCGGCGCGGCGTTCGCCGAGGCCGTCGTGGCGGAGGCCGCGGCCGTCGCCGAAGCCGCCGGATATCCCGTGCCCGCCGCGGATCTGGAGGCGACACGCCGAACGGTGACCGACCCCGGAACGGGTGGTTCTTCGCTGTATCGCGACCTTCTCGGCGGTCACTCGGTCGAGGGAGACCAGATCTTCGGCGACCTCACCACGCGTGCCCGTGAGCTGGGCGTTTCCGTGCCCCTGCTGGATCTCATCACTCTGCAGCTCCGCGTGCACAACCACCGCATCGGGTGA
- a CDS encoding flavin reductase family protein, translated as MKTETLAHSAIEPGILYFGTPVVLISSANEDGSANLAPMSSAFWLGWRAMLGLSARSHTTHNLLRTRECVLNLPSDALAAHVDRLAMTTGSDPVPPGKQQRGYFHLAEKFERAGLTPVASETVAPPRVAECPVAMEAVVEAVHPVADADERQRGGIVAIEVRVQRVFVHDDIRLPGSDDRIDPDAWRPLIMSFQKLYGLGPQVHPSTLARIPERLYRGPDIDRARGVTGVTSRSAASAGERAS; from the coding sequence GTGAAGACGGAAACCCTTGCGCATTCGGCCATCGAGCCCGGGATCCTCTACTTCGGCACCCCCGTGGTGCTGATTTCGAGCGCCAATGAGGACGGTTCGGCCAACCTCGCCCCGATGTCGTCGGCGTTCTGGCTCGGCTGGCGCGCGATGCTCGGGCTCAGCGCGCGCTCGCACACCACCCACAACCTGCTGCGCACCCGCGAATGCGTGCTCAACCTGCCCTCCGACGCGCTCGCGGCGCACGTCGACCGGCTCGCCATGACCACCGGCTCGGACCCCGTGCCGCCCGGGAAGCAGCAGCGCGGCTACTTCCACCTCGCGGAGAAGTTCGAGCGGGCCGGGCTGACGCCGGTGGCGTCGGAGACCGTGGCGCCGCCGCGCGTCGCCGAATGCCCGGTGGCGATGGAGGCGGTCGTCGAGGCCGTGCACCCGGTCGCGGACGCCGACGAGCGGCAGCGCGGCGGGATCGTCGCGATCGAGGTGCGCGTGCAGCGCGTGTTCGTGCACGACGACATCCGCCTGCCCGGCAGCGACGACCGCATCGACCCGGACGCCTGGCGGCCGCTCATCATGAGCTTCCAGAAGCTCTACGGCCTCGGCCCGCAGGTCCACCCGTCGACGCTGGCCCGGATCCCGGAACGGCTCTACCGGGGCCCCGACATCGACCGCGCCCGTGGCGTCACCGGCGTCACGTCGCGCTCAGCTGCTTCAGCAGGGGAGCGAGCGTCGTGA
- a CDS encoding xanthine dehydrogenase family protein subunit M has translation MIPAEFRYERVSTVDEALARLAEHGDDAKVLAGGHSLLPLMKLRLAAPEYLVDIGPVDELRYVRLDGDDVVIGALTRYSDLEQDPVLREHAPLLAHASGEVGDRQVRHRGTLGGSLVHADSAADLPAAILASDAVLVARGPAGERRIPASEFFLGPFTTPLEPDELLTEIRLPSQTGLGWGFEKFTRRALDWAMVGVAVVGGQVGLVNMAGVPLRASATEAALASGASIEDAAALAAEDTNPPDEPHATAEYRRHLARVLTRRALTQAAGS, from the coding sequence GTGATCCCCGCCGAGTTCCGCTACGAGCGCGTGTCCACAGTGGACGAAGCGCTGGCCCGGCTGGCCGAGCACGGCGACGACGCCAAGGTCCTGGCCGGCGGGCATTCCCTGCTGCCGCTGATGAAGCTGCGGCTGGCCGCGCCGGAGTACCTGGTGGACATCGGGCCGGTCGACGAGCTGCGCTACGTCCGGCTGGACGGCGACGACGTCGTCATCGGCGCCCTCACCCGCTACAGCGACCTGGAGCAGGATCCGGTGCTGCGGGAGCACGCACCGCTGCTGGCGCACGCGTCGGGGGAGGTGGGCGACCGCCAGGTCCGCCACCGCGGCACCCTCGGCGGTTCCCTGGTGCACGCCGACTCCGCGGCCGACCTCCCGGCGGCGATCCTGGCGTCGGACGCCGTGCTGGTCGCGCGCGGCCCGGCGGGCGAGCGCCGCATCCCGGCGTCGGAGTTCTTCCTCGGCCCGTTCACGACGCCGCTGGAGCCGGACGAGCTGCTGACGGAGATCCGGCTGCCGAGCCAGACCGGCCTCGGCTGGGGCTTCGAGAAGTTCACCCGCCGCGCGCTCGACTGGGCGATGGTCGGCGTGGCCGTGGTCGGCGGCCAGGTGGGCCTGGTCAACATGGCCGGCGTCCCGCTGCGCGCGTCGGCGACCGAAGCGGCGTTGGCGTCCGGCGCGTCCATCGAGGACGCGGCGGCCCTGGCGGCCGAGGACACGAACCCGCCGGACGAGCCCCACGCGACGGCGGAGTACCGCCGTCACCTCGCGCGCGTCCTCACCCGCCGCGCCCTCACCCAGGCCGCCGGTTCCTGA
- a CDS encoding (2Fe-2S)-binding protein has translation MKVSIEVNGRPVAEEVPDRTLLVHFLRDTAGFTGTNIGCDTTSCGACTVLLDGESVKSCTVLAAQADGHVVTTVEGLSGAGGELHPVQRAFREQHGLQCGFCTPGMIMASVSLLADNPKPTRDEVRVGLEGNLCRCTGYHNIVSSVMDASGQEVDR, from the coding sequence GTGAAGGTCTCGATCGAGGTCAACGGACGGCCGGTGGCCGAGGAGGTGCCGGACCGGACGCTGCTGGTGCACTTCCTGCGCGACACGGCCGGGTTCACCGGCACGAACATCGGCTGCGACACGACGTCGTGCGGCGCCTGCACGGTGCTGCTGGACGGCGAGTCGGTCAAGTCGTGCACGGTGCTGGCCGCGCAGGCCGACGGCCACGTCGTCACCACCGTCGAAGGGCTGTCCGGTGCCGGCGGTGAGCTGCACCCGGTGCAGCGGGCGTTCCGGGAGCAGCACGGCCTGCAGTGCGGGTTCTGCACCCCGGGGATGATCATGGCGTCGGTGTCGCTGCTCGCGGACAACCCGAAGCCGACGCGCGACGAGGTGCGCGTCGGGCTGGAAGGGAACCTGTGCCGCTGCACGGGTTACCACAACATCGTCAGCTCCGTGATGGACGCTTCGGGGCAGGAGGTGGACCGGTGA
- a CDS encoding xanthine dehydrogenase family protein molybdopterin-binding subunit, producing MSIVGTRVVRQEDQNLITAGGTYVDDLREEALSGAAHAVFVRSPIAHARIGGIDVSEALAAPGVLGVFTAADLGLAPHDAGPVKEPWLADGIVRYVGEPVALVLTEERYQLADAAELVDIDYDPLGAVATIDAALAGETLLHPETGSNVMQVHGAEEFDDALFDGCDAVVTQTIVNQRVAPAPLEVRGASCVWGEDGRLTAWLSTQNAQIARSQLAGGLGVGEEAVRVIAPDVGGGFGAKIGADPEATVLGWAAKRIGRAVRWIETRSENLTSMTHGRAQQNTVTIGGKRDGTVLAYRLDVVQDAGAYPRTLFLPTLTELMAVGVYRFPAVETRSRGVVTNTTPIAAYRGAGRPEATAALERAMDVFAAEIGLDPAEVRRVNFIRPEEFPYQTPTGASYDSGEYATALDKVLEAGGYAGLRAEQQRRRDAGDPIELGLGIAAYVEITGGDAGGESGRVDIHPDGSVVAWTGSSPHGQGLGTSLAMLLSDRLGVPLEKITVRHGDTDEVPKAIGTFGSRSLQLGGSAIRQAADEVIAEARELAADLLEASADDLELDVERGVWQVRGAPSSAVLSWAQVAETAGDGKLTADVWFGGGKPTFPFGAHLAVVEVDTETGKVVLRRIIAVDDAGPIVNPLTFRGQRHGGLGQGAAQALMEVVTYDEDANPTTATLADYSFITAVELPDFELVDMATPTDRNLLGVKGIGEAATIGSTPAVHNAVVDALATRGVRHLDMPTTPIRVWAALEDAAFRGFRVAEPPARGEATVVTARKENER from the coding sequence ATGAGCATTGTCGGGACCAGGGTGGTCCGCCAAGAAGATCAGAACCTGATCACCGCGGGCGGGACCTACGTCGACGATCTGCGGGAGGAAGCGCTTTCCGGCGCCGCACACGCGGTGTTCGTGCGCAGTCCCATCGCGCACGCGCGGATCGGCGGCATCGATGTCAGCGAGGCGCTCGCGGCGCCCGGGGTGCTCGGCGTGTTCACCGCCGCCGACCTCGGGCTCGCGCCGCACGACGCCGGGCCGGTGAAGGAGCCGTGGCTGGCCGACGGAATCGTCCGTTATGTCGGCGAACCCGTCGCGCTCGTCCTCACCGAGGAGCGCTACCAGCTGGCCGACGCGGCCGAGCTGGTCGACATCGACTACGACCCGCTCGGCGCCGTCGCGACCATCGACGCCGCGCTGGCCGGGGAAACGCTGCTGCACCCGGAAACGGGCAGCAACGTCATGCAGGTCCACGGCGCCGAGGAGTTCGACGACGCGCTCTTCGACGGCTGCGACGCGGTCGTCACGCAGACGATCGTCAACCAGCGTGTCGCCCCGGCGCCGCTCGAGGTCCGCGGCGCGTCGTGCGTGTGGGGCGAGGACGGCAGGCTCACCGCGTGGCTGTCCACGCAGAACGCCCAGATCGCGCGGTCGCAGCTGGCCGGCGGCCTCGGCGTCGGCGAGGAGGCGGTGCGCGTCATCGCCCCGGACGTCGGCGGCGGCTTCGGCGCGAAGATCGGCGCGGACCCCGAGGCGACCGTCCTCGGCTGGGCCGCCAAGCGGATCGGCCGCGCGGTGCGCTGGATCGAGACGCGCAGCGAGAACCTCACGTCGATGACGCACGGGCGCGCCCAGCAGAACACCGTCACCATCGGCGGGAAGCGCGACGGCACGGTGCTCGCGTACCGCCTCGACGTCGTCCAGGACGCCGGCGCCTACCCGCGGACGCTGTTCCTGCCGACGCTCACCGAGCTGATGGCCGTCGGCGTCTACCGGTTCCCCGCGGTCGAGACGCGCAGCCGCGGCGTCGTCACCAACACCACCCCGATCGCCGCCTACCGCGGCGCGGGCCGCCCGGAGGCGACGGCCGCGCTCGAGCGCGCGATGGACGTCTTCGCCGCCGAGATCGGGCTGGACCCGGCCGAGGTCCGCCGGGTCAACTTCATCCGGCCCGAGGAGTTCCCGTACCAGACGCCGACCGGCGCGTCCTACGACTCGGGCGAGTACGCGACGGCGCTGGACAAGGTGCTCGAAGCGGGCGGCTACGCCGGGCTCCGCGCCGAGCAGCAGCGACGGCGGGACGCCGGTGACCCGATCGAGCTGGGCCTCGGGATCGCCGCGTACGTCGAGATCACCGGCGGTGACGCGGGCGGCGAGAGCGGCCGCGTCGACATCCACCCGGACGGCTCGGTCGTCGCCTGGACCGGCAGCTCGCCGCACGGGCAGGGCCTCGGCACGTCGCTGGCGATGCTGCTGTCGGACCGCCTGGGCGTGCCGCTGGAGAAGATCACGGTCCGCCACGGCGACACCGACGAGGTGCCCAAGGCGATCGGCACCTTCGGCTCCCGCTCGCTGCAGCTCGGCGGGTCGGCCATCCGGCAGGCGGCTGACGAGGTGATCGCCGAGGCCCGCGAACTGGCGGCCGACCTGCTGGAAGCGTCGGCCGACGACCTGGAGCTGGACGTCGAGCGCGGCGTCTGGCAGGTCCGCGGCGCGCCGTCGAGCGCGGTGCTCAGCTGGGCGCAGGTCGCCGAAACCGCCGGGGACGGCAAGCTCACCGCGGACGTCTGGTTCGGCGGCGGCAAGCCGACGTTCCCGTTCGGCGCGCACCTCGCCGTCGTCGAGGTCGACACCGAGACCGGCAAGGTCGTGCTGCGGCGGATCATCGCCGTCGACGACGCCGGCCCGATCGTCAACCCGCTGACCTTCCGCGGCCAGCGCCACGGCGGGCTCGGCCAGGGCGCCGCGCAGGCGCTCATGGAGGTCGTCACCTACGACGAGGACGCCAACCCGACCACCGCGACGCTGGCGGACTACTCGTTCATCACGGCCGTCGAGCTGCCGGACTTCGAGCTCGTCGACATGGCCACCCCGACCGACCGGAACCTGCTGGGCGTCAAGGGGATCGGCGAGGCGGCGACGATCGGCTCGACGCCGGCGGTGCACAACGCCGTGGTCGACGCGCTGGCCACGCGCGGCGTCCGGCACCTGGACATGCCCACGACCCCGATCCGGGTCTGGGCTGCACTCGAAGACGCGGCGTTTCGGGGGTTCCGGGTGGCGGAGCCCCCGGCCCGGGGCGAAGCCACGGTTGTCACAGCGCGCAAGGAGAACGAACGGTGA
- a CDS encoding sulfite exporter TauE/SafE family protein, which yields MITDPGVLLLLVLAGVGAGLTGATAGLASLVSYPALLAAGLPPVVANVTNTVAMLGTTAGGAAGARPELAGQRERILPLCVITTIGGAVGGVVLLVTPADAFTVIVPWLIGGASVVLMVGPRLRRLAEGAEHHGLRPVTGAFAFVIGIYGGYFGAAAGVLMLALLVSVWSQPLARTNAAKNLVTGSANLLAALVFAVTGKVDWTAALAVCLGSLGGAWLGATIVRHLPATPLRIGIGVAGLALAVVLGWQAFG from the coding sequence GTGATCACGGACCCCGGGGTGCTGCTCCTGCTCGTTCTCGCCGGGGTCGGTGCCGGGCTGACCGGGGCCACCGCCGGGCTGGCGTCGCTCGTGTCCTACCCCGCGCTGCTCGCCGCCGGGCTGCCGCCCGTCGTCGCGAACGTGACCAACACCGTGGCCATGCTCGGGACCACCGCCGGTGGGGCCGCCGGGGCGCGGCCCGAGCTCGCCGGGCAGCGCGAGCGGATCCTCCCGCTCTGCGTCATCACCACGATCGGCGGCGCGGTCGGCGGCGTCGTGCTGCTGGTGACGCCGGCCGACGCCTTCACCGTGATCGTGCCGTGGCTGATCGGCGGGGCGTCGGTGGTGCTCATGGTGGGACCGCGGTTGCGCCGGCTGGCCGAAGGCGCCGAGCACCACGGCCTCAGGCCGGTGACCGGCGCGTTCGCCTTCGTCATCGGCATCTACGGCGGCTACTTCGGCGCCGCCGCGGGCGTGCTCATGCTCGCGCTGCTGGTGTCGGTGTGGAGCCAGCCGCTGGCCCGGACCAACGCGGCGAAGAACCTGGTCACCGGGTCGGCGAACCTGCTCGCCGCGCTCGTGTTCGCGGTGACCGGCAAGGTCGACTGGACGGCGGCGCTCGCCGTCTGCCTCGGCTCCCTCGGCGGGGCGTGGCTCGGCGCGACTATCGTGCGGCACCTGCCCGCGACGCCGTTGCGGATCGGGATCGGCGTCGCCGGGCTCGCGCTGGCGGTCGTCCTCGGCTGGCAGGCCTTCGGTTAG
- a CDS encoding discoidin domain-containing protein: MTRLSESGGRTMGELNRRRALGLLGAGSAAAMLASGLLPGVAEAGPAGGAPKSGPPDAVAATYLRVLLRHTRWAEAQFDKTAGIYPATDFTFAVVLGNALLLTRDGYDAAVAGVDQATLKTHTLDTIKHFAASNLLTGGTEWGRRLFFDTTFQSYFLLASRLLWTDLDAATRANVERITTEQAAYTTALGTKDDPASGGWTPDGLLGGHVGDTKLEEMGVYAQSLAPALAWAPGDARAAAWRDAFGSWSRNEGGLPAADLANPRLIDGHPINANTATNLYDTFLVENHGSFGPHYQEELWRTSGRNSMHFLLAGKPLPEVLTAQPNGELLWRTMLLMTSDAGEPLMPMVADREHLYGRDVIPLAFRAQVLGDRYAARAEADLATRLEPYQAYAPADRITKFSGEPKYEPEARAEVAISYLLHEWRAAHGGPVVPVSGTEFDAHAAGVADFGAGPGLLAHRSPAAWAATVSKAGFVKFAWQPHHDDWLFALGGATPMLLPASNLAVRERHATTWTRVRDGFDGTFGVLRFDTGYAAFATLPTGAAVYASTGFGGGEGAFTVYNLAMPGVPGLDGDRTYTAAEGKVTVSAQDAPAGGPRTDDVSFAPATARFVRMLGVRPDPAYGYSLYAFEVHDGTGPDLALAGTASASSATAGKEAKYAIDGNATTRWAVSTSDRPRADSWLAVDLGAAKAFDRVVLSWEAAAGRGYRIETSADGSAWTPVASYPKPALSSTRGWLDVDGRAGLVVSGPNPLTVVGTSVTLSDGPAAPLLAELYPRTAGLAKLAGRARASTTAAAVRASVTDGFLVLANLSAAAATGTANLPQDRSALGLYRGEQVVTAAGTAVTFTLAAAEGRIEPPRFTLRGTFGRAIPTGLKAVVRDAGRVDLTAAPGLPVMITVEPDGGLPRPVLLIPGRTVPVLVPEVRPYPLGDLALGAVTFPAEPLPPGMSSPAAAVDDDPATAWRPGPDGRLVVDLGAVRPVSAADLAWTSGRVPACAVETSTDGVTYTTAAKPARNRTTTVAVTGQVRYLAVRTLDWRSGDASLTRLSVRT, encoded by the coding sequence ATGACAAGGTTGTCAGAGAGCGGAGGCCGGACCATGGGCGAGCTGAACCGGCGACGGGCCCTCGGCCTGCTGGGTGCGGGCAGTGCGGCGGCGATGCTGGCCTCCGGGCTGCTGCCGGGTGTCGCCGAGGCGGGCCCGGCGGGCGGGGCACCGAAGAGCGGCCCGCCGGACGCCGTGGCGGCGACCTACCTGCGGGTCCTGCTCCGGCACACGCGCTGGGCCGAGGCCCAGTTCGACAAGACGGCCGGGATCTACCCGGCCACGGACTTCACCTTCGCCGTCGTCCTCGGCAACGCCCTGCTGCTGACCCGCGACGGCTACGACGCGGCCGTCGCCGGGGTTGACCAGGCCACGCTGAAGACGCACACCCTCGACACGATCAAGCACTTCGCCGCGTCGAACCTGCTCACCGGCGGGACCGAGTGGGGCCGTCGGCTGTTCTTCGACACCACCTTCCAGTCGTACTTCCTGCTCGCCTCGCGTCTGCTGTGGACGGACCTGGACGCGGCCACGCGGGCGAACGTCGAGCGCATCACCACCGAACAGGCCGCCTACACCACGGCGCTGGGCACCAAGGACGACCCGGCGTCCGGCGGCTGGACGCCCGACGGCCTGCTCGGCGGGCACGTCGGCGACACCAAGCTGGAAGAGATGGGCGTCTACGCCCAGTCCCTCGCCCCCGCCCTCGCCTGGGCCCCCGGCGACGCCCGCGCCGCCGCTTGGCGGGACGCCTTCGGGTCGTGGAGCCGCAACGAGGGCGGGTTGCCGGCCGCCGACCTGGCCAACCCGCGGCTCATCGACGGTCACCCGATCAACGCGAACACCGCGACCAACCTTTACGACACGTTCCTCGTCGAGAACCACGGCTCCTTCGGCCCGCACTACCAGGAGGAGCTGTGGCGCACGTCCGGCCGCAACTCGATGCACTTCCTGCTCGCCGGGAAGCCGCTGCCCGAGGTGCTCACCGCGCAGCCGAACGGCGAGCTGCTCTGGCGCACCATGCTGCTGATGACCAGCGACGCCGGCGAGCCGCTGATGCCGATGGTCGCCGACCGCGAGCACCTCTACGGCCGCGACGTCATCCCGCTGGCCTTCCGCGCGCAGGTGCTCGGCGACCGGTACGCCGCCCGCGCCGAGGCCGACCTGGCCACCCGGCTCGAGCCGTACCAGGCCTACGCGCCCGCCGACCGGATCACGAAGTTCTCCGGCGAACCGAAGTACGAGCCGGAGGCGCGGGCCGAGGTCGCCATCAGCTACCTGCTGCACGAGTGGCGCGCCGCGCACGGCGGCCCGGTCGTCCCGGTGAGCGGGACGGAGTTCGACGCGCACGCCGCCGGCGTCGCCGACTTCGGCGCCGGGCCGGGGCTGCTCGCCCACCGCTCCCCCGCCGCCTGGGCCGCGACGGTCAGCAAAGCGGGCTTCGTCAAGTTCGCCTGGCAGCCCCACCACGACGACTGGCTGTTCGCGCTCGGCGGTGCGACGCCGATGCTGCTGCCCGCGTCGAACCTCGCTGTCCGCGAGCGCCACGCCACGACGTGGACGCGGGTCCGGGACGGCTTCGACGGCACGTTCGGCGTGCTGCGCTTCGACACCGGCTACGCCGCGTTCGCCACCCTGCCGACCGGCGCCGCGGTGTACGCGAGCACCGGCTTCGGGGGCGGCGAAGGCGCGTTCACCGTCTACAACCTCGCCATGCCCGGCGTTCCCGGGCTCGACGGCGACCGCACCTACACCGCGGCCGAGGGCAAGGTGACGGTGTCAGCCCAGGACGCGCCGGCCGGCGGCCCCCGGACCGACGACGTGAGCTTCGCGCCCGCCACCGCCCGGTTCGTCCGGATGCTCGGCGTCCGCCCGGATCCGGCGTACGGCTATTCGCTGTACGCCTTCGAGGTCCACGACGGCACCGGCCCGGACCTCGCGCTCGCCGGCACCGCGTCAGCGTCTTCGGCCACCGCGGGCAAAGAGGCGAAATACGCCATCGACGGCAACGCGACCACGCGCTGGGCGGTGTCCACATCGGACCGGCCACGCGCGGACAGCTGGCTCGCGGTCGACCTCGGCGCGGCGAAGGCGTTCGACCGCGTCGTCCTGAGCTGGGAAGCCGCCGCCGGACGCGGCTACCGGATCGAGACGTCCGCCGACGGCTCGGCCTGGACGCCGGTGGCGAGCTACCCGAAGCCCGCGCTGAGCAGCACCCGCGGCTGGCTCGACGTCGACGGCCGGGCCGGGCTGGTCGTGTCCGGGCCGAACCCGCTCACCGTCGTCGGCACCAGCGTGACGCTCTCGGACGGCCCGGCCGCGCCGCTGCTGGCCGAGCTGTACCCCCGCACCGCGGGCTTGGCGAAGCTGGCCGGACGCGCCCGCGCGAGCACCACCGCGGCCGCCGTCCGCGCGAGCGTCACCGACGGATTCCTCGTGCTGGCCAACCTTTCCGCCGCCGCGGCGACCGGGACGGCGAACCTCCCGCAGGACCGTTCGGCGCTCGGGCTGTACCGCGGCGAGCAGGTCGTCACCGCGGCGGGCACCGCGGTCACCTTCACGCTCGCGGCCGCCGAAGGCCGGATCGAACCGCCGCGGTTCACCCTGCGCGGCACGTTCGGCCGGGCGATCCCGACGGGCTTGAAGGCGGTGGTGCGCGACGCCGGGCGCGTCGACCTCACGGCGGCACCCGGCCTCCCGGTCATGATCACGGTCGAACCGGACGGCGGCCTCCCGCGGCCCGTCCTGCTGATCCCGGGCCGGACCGTGCCCGTCCTCGTCCCGGAGGTCCGGCCGTACCCGCTGGGCGACCTCGCGCTCGGCGCCGTCACGTTCCCGGCGGAACCCCTGCCCCCGGGCATGTCGAGCCCCGCCGCGGCGGTCGACGACGACCCGGCCACGGCGTGGCGGCCGGGCCCGGACGGCCGGCTGGTCGTGGATCTCGGTGCGGTACGGCCGGTTTCCGCGGCCGACCTCGCCTGGACGTCCGGTCGCGTCCCGGCCTGCGCCGTCGAAACCAGCACCGACGGCGTCACCTACACGACCGCCGCGAAGCCGGCCCGGAACCGCACGACGACCGTCGCCGTCACCGGTCAGGTGCGCTACCTCGCGGTACGCACGCTCGACTGGCGAAGCGGCGACGCGAGCCTCACGCGGTTGTCCGTCCGGACCTGA